A single Panthera tigris isolate Pti1 chromosome A3, P.tigris_Pti1_mat1.1, whole genome shotgun sequence DNA region contains:
- the TMSB10 gene encoding thymosin beta-10, with amino-acid sequence MADKPDMGEIASFDKAKLKKTETQEKNTLPTKETIEQEKRSEIS; translated from the exons ATGGCAGACAAGCCAGACATGGGGGAAATCGCCAGCTTCGATAAGGCCAAGCTGAAGAAGACGGAGACGCAGGAGAAGAACACCCTGCCGACCAAAGAGA CCATTGAGCAGGAGAAGCGGAGCGAAATTTCCTAA